The following are encoded in a window of Amaranthus tricolor cultivar Red isolate AtriRed21 chromosome 2, ASM2621246v1, whole genome shotgun sequence genomic DNA:
- the LOC130803855 gene encoding type IV inositol polyphosphate 5-phosphatase 7-like produces MRDGKPKKSKLSWSKSLIRKWFNIKSKCDDYPIHDLAYGGGEVEWRTSFSEREPSNIKKSKTEKFNINSDRIRRGREYLEHPRIIDVQNHSVFVATWNVGGRSPPSNMNLDDWLHASPAADIYVLGFQEIVPLNPSNILGAEDNGPAKKWVSIIRKTLNNRPGMCGSSVNHTPSPVPNPIVEINADFEGSSRQRAASFLPRRSFQATGSWKTDNDPSTSQPRLERRYSVCDRVIFGHRPSNYRPSDYRASDYRASDYRASDYRASDYRASDYRASDYRPSDYRPSDYRPSDFRPSDFSRWGSSDDDYGPGDSPSTVLFSPMSCGGSAHSDICYRQPKQSRYCLVVSKQMVGIFLTVWVRKDLREHVRNVKVSCVGRGLMGYLGNKGSISVSMLLHETSFCFVCSHLTSGQKEGDELRRNADVMEILKKTRFPRVSSIVDEKSPETIVDHDRVIWLGDLNYRLTLPYRSVRALVEMQNWRALLEKDQLRTEQRRGRVLTGWKEGSIYFPPTYKYSHNSDRYAGDDQHSKEKRRTPAWCDRILWYGSGLHQLSYVRAESRFSDHRPVYSIFWAEVESIPARLRRTMSCSSSRIEVADLLPYSHGYTELCFF; encoded by the exons ATGAGAGATGGAAAACCAAAGAAAAGCAag CTTTCATGGTCCAAGTCTTTGATAAGGAAATGGTTCAATATCAAAAGTAAATGTGATGATTATCCTATTCATGATCTTGCTTATGGAG GAGGTGAAGTTGAATGGAGAACTAGCTTCTCAGAAAGAGAACCAAGTAATATCAAGAAAAGTAAAACAG AGAAATTCAACATCAATTCTGATCGAATACGACGTGGAAGGGAATATCTTGAACATCCAAGGATTATAGATGTTCAAAATCATAG TGTATTTGTAGCAACATGGAATGTGGGTGGGAGATCTCCACCAAGTAATATGAATTTAGATGATTGGCTTCATGCTTCTCCTGCTGCTGATATATATGTTCTTGG ATTTCAGGAAATTGTACCTTTGAATCCAAGCAATATATTAGGAGCTGAAGATAATGGTCCCGCTAAGAAATGGGTTTCCATAATAAGGAAGACATTAAATAACCGTCCTGGAATGTGTGGAAGCAGTGTTAACCATACACCCTCCCCTGTTCCTAatccaattgtagaaataaatGCAGATTTTGAAGGGTCCAGCAGGCAGAGAGCTGCATCATTCCTTCCTCGCCGATCATTTCAAGCCACAGGAAGTTGGAAGACCGACAACGACCCCTCCACTTCACAGCCTCGACTTGAGCGACGTTACAGTGTATGTGACCGTGTCATATTTGGTCATAGGCCTAGCAACTACAGACCGAGTGATTATAGGGCGAGCGATTATAGGGCAAGTGATTATAGGGCGAGCGATTATAGGGCAAGTGATTATAGGGCGAGCGATTATAGGGCGAGTGATTACCGACCTAGTGATTACCGACCAAGTGACTATAGACCAAGTGACTTCAGGCCGAGTGACTTCTCTCGATGGGGTTCATCCGATGATGATTATGGCCCGGGTGATTCGCCAAGCACAGTACTCTTCTCGCCTATGTCTTGTGGTGGATCCGCTCATAGTGACATTTGCTACAGACAGCCTAAGCAATCGAGATACTGCTTGGTTGTAAGCAAGCAAATGGTGGGGATATTTCTCACTGTATGGGTCAGGAAAGATTTGAGAGAGCATGTACGGAATGTGAAAGTCTCGTGCGTTGGTAGAGGCTTAATGGGTTACCTCGGAAATAAG GGTTCGATTTCAGTCAGCATGTTATTGCACGAGACCAGCTTCTGCTTTGTCTGCAGCCATTTAACCTCGGGACAGAAAGAAGGAGATGAGCTGCGCAGAAATGCCGATGTCATGGAGATTCTCAAAAAGACTAGGTTCCCACGTGTCAGTAGCATCGTCGATGAGAAATCTCCTGAAACGATTGTCGACCATGA TCGAGTTATCTGGCTTGGAGATCTGAATTACCGGTTAACTCTTCCTTATCGGTCGGTTAGAGCACTTGTTGAGATGCAAAATTGGAGGGCTTTGTTGGAGAAGGACCAG cTTCGCACTGAACAAAGAAGAGGCCGTGTGCTTACCGGTTGGAAGGAAGGAAGTATATATTTTCCACCCACTTACAAATATTCTCACAACTCAGATAGATATGCTGGGGATGATCAGCATTCAAAGGAGAAAAGACGAACACCCGCTTG GTGTGACCGAATTCTATGGTACGGAAGTGGGCTCCACCAGTTATCTTATGTCCGAGCTGAATCAAGGTTTTCGGATCATAGGCCAGTCTATAGCATATTTTGGGCCGAGGTGGAATCTATCCCGGCCAGATTGAGGCGAACGATGAGCTGCTCTAGTTCAAGGATCGAAGTTGCCGATCTCTTGCCTTATTCACATGGTTACACTGAGCTTTGCTTTTTCTAA